A part of Manduca sexta isolate Smith_Timp_Sample1 chromosome 10, JHU_Msex_v1.0, whole genome shotgun sequence genomic DNA contains:
- the LOC115455814 gene encoding arylphorin subunit alpha, translated as MKTVVILAGLVALALSSAVPPPKYQHHYKTSPVDAIFVEKQKKVFSLFKNVNQLDYEAEYYKIGKDYDVEANIDNYSNKKVVEDFLLLYRTGFMPKGFEFSIFYERMREEAIALFELFYYAKDFETFYKTASFARVHVNEGMFLYAYYIAVIQRMDTNGLVLPAPYEVYPQYFTNMEVLFKVDRIKMQDGFLNKDLAAYYGMYHENDNYVFYANYSNSLSYPNEEERIAYFYEDIGLNSYYYYFHMHLPFWWNSEKYGPFKERRGEIYYYFYQQLIARYYLERLTNGLGEIPEFSWYSPVKTGYYPMLYGSYYPFAQRPNYYDIHNDKNYEQIRFLDMFEMTFLQYLQKGHFKAFDKEINFHDVKAVNFVGNYWQANADLYNEEVTKLYQRSYEINARHVLGAAPKPFNKYSFIPSALDFYQTSLRDPVFYQLYDRIINYINEFKQYLQPYNQNDLHFVGVKISDVKVDKLATYFEYYDFDVSNSVFVSKKDIKNFPYGYKVRQPRLNHKPFSVSIGVKSDVAVDAVFKIFLGPKYDSNGFPIPLAKNWNKFYELDWFVHKVMPGQNHIVRQSSDFLFFKEDSLPMSEIYKLLDEGKIPSDMSNSSDTLPQRLMLPRGTKDGYPFQLFVFVYPYQAVPKEMEPFKSIVPDSKPFGYPFDRPVHPEYFKQPNMHFEDVHVYHEGEQFPYKFNVPFYVPQKVEV; from the exons ATGAAAACTGTCGTAATCCTAGCGGGGCTGGTGGCCCTGGCACTCAGCAGTGCTGTACCACCTCCCAAGTATCAGCACCATTATAAGACCAGTCCGG tggACGCCATATTTgtagaaaaacaaaagaaagttttttctcttttcaaaaATGTAAACCAACTCGACTACGAGGCTGAGTATTACAAAATCGGCAAGGACTATGACGTTGAAGCTAACATTGACAACTACTCG AACAAGAAAGTAGTCGAAGACTTCTTGCTGCTATACAGAACTGGCTTCATGCCGAAGGGCTTTGAATTCTCTATTTTCTACGAAAGAATGAGGGAGGAAGCCATCGCTCTTTTCGAGTTGTTCTACTACGCTAAGGACTTCGAAACTTTCTACAAGACAGCTAGCTTCGCCCGTGTTCACGTTAACGAGGGCATGTTCTTGTATGCATACTACATTGCGGTCATCCAACGTATGGACACTAATGGTTTAGTTCTCCCAGCGCCTTACGAAGTCTACCCACAATACTTCACCAACATGGAAGTCCTATTCAAGGTCGACCGTATAAAGATGCAGGACGGTTTCCTTAACAAGGATCTCGCCGCGTACTACGGCATGTATCATGAAAATGACAACTATGTATTTTATGCCAATTACTCCAACTCTCTCAGCTACCCCAACGAGGAGGAAAGGATTGCATACTTCTACGAGGACATTGGTCTAAACTCGTACTACTACTACTTCCACATGCACTTGCCTTTCTGGTGGAACTCGGAGAAATACGGCCCATTCAAGGAACGTCGTGGTGAAATCTACTACTACTTCTATCAGCAATTGATCGCCCGTTACTACCTGGAGCGTCTTACTAACGGCTTGGGTGAAATTCCTGAATTCTCCTGGTACTCTCCAGTGAAGACCGGCTACTACCCCATGCTCTACGGTTCCTACTATCCATTTGCTCAAAGGCCCAACTATTACGATATTCACAATGACAAGAACTACGAGCAAATCCGTTTCTTAGACATGTTTGAAATGACCTTCTTGCAATACCTGCAGAAGGGACACTTCAAGGCT ttcGACAAAGAAATTAACTTCCATGACGTAAAGGCTGTTAACTTCGTGGGCAACTACTGGCAGGCTAATGCTGACTTATACAACGAAGAAGTTACCAAACTCTACCAACGTTCCTATGAAATCAATGCTCGTCATGTACTTGGTGCTGCTCCTAAACCTTTCAACAA GTATAGCTTCATTCCAAGTGCACTTGACTTCTACCAAACTTCGCTGCGTGACCCTGTCTTCTACCAGCTCTACGACAGGATCATTAACTACATCAACGAATTCAAACAATACTTACAGCCCTACAACCAAAACGATTTGCACTTCGTTGGTGTAAAGATTAGCGACGTCAAAGTAGACAAATTGGCCACATACTTCGAATATTACGACTTTGACGTCAGCAACAGCGTATTTGTAAGCAAGAAGGACATCAAGAACTTCCCCTACGGTTACAAGGTCCGTCAGCCCCGCCTTAATCACAAACCATTCTCTGTCTCCATCGGCGTCAAATCTGATGTTGCTGTTGATGCAGTTTTCAAGATTTTCTTAGGTCCTAAATACGACAGCAATGGCTTCCCAATTCCATTGGCTAAGAACTGGAATAAATTCTACGAACTGGATTGGTTCGTGCACAAGGTCATGCCTGGGCAGAACCACATCGTCCGCCAGTCCAGTGACTTCCTATTCTTTAAGGAGGACTCTCTGCCCATGTCTGAGATCTACAAACTGCTTGACGAAGGCAAAATACCCTCTGACATGTCAAACTCATCCGACACGCTGCCTCAGAGATTGATGCTGCCAAGAGGTACCAAGGACGGTTATCCATTCCAATTGTTCGTGTTCGTGTACCCGTACCAGGCTGTGCCTAAGGAGATGGAGCCATTCAAGTCGATTGTGCCAGACAGCAAGCCTTTCGGATATCCGTTCGACCGCCCCGTCCACCCTGAATACTTCAAGCAGCCCAACATGCACTTCGAGGATGTGCACGTTTACCACGAGGGAGAACAGTTCCCGTACAAGTTCAACGTTCCTTTTTACGTTCCGCAAAAGGTTGAGGTTTGA